The genomic interval TGGGTCCTACGAGCACCTGTGGGCAGGGCAGGTGGCAGATGCCCTGGTGGACCTGACCGGTGGCCTGGCAGAAAGATGGAACCTGAAGGGCGTAGCAGGAAGCGGAGGCCAGCAGGACAGGCCGGGCCGCTGGGAGCACAGGACTTGTCGGCAGCTGCTCCACCTGAAGGACCAGTGTCTGATCAGCTGCTCCGTGCTCAGCCCCAGAGCAGGTAAGGCATGTGGCCAGCATGGGAGGGCTGCAGCCAGCGTGCCCCTCACTGCCAGGCCTCAGGCGCACTGTAGCTTTTTATGTGACTGGCTACACAGCCCTGTCAGGACTAAGTGGGAAGAAGTAAGCTTGTTCTCAAGGGTGGTGTCCTCGGTTTGTGACGTTCTCCTACTGTCCTCTTCCAGAGAGACGTGGCCCTTCTCTCCCCTGACCAGCCCTTTCCACCAGTGCGAGGCAGGAAGAGGTGGCACCAAGTCAAAGCCCACTGTCTGTGCCATCCCTGGCCCAGCTGGCAACCTGGCAAAATCAaaacctgttttttattttagtgataGATACGTTCGTTAAAAACAGTTTGTTTCCAAAAAATgaaaggggccaggtgtggtgactcacacctgtaatcccaaaacttggggaggctgagatgggagtatcgctggagcccaggagttcaagagaccccgcctgggcaacatagcaagatctcatctctacaaaaaatgaagaaaaaaaatcacttagatAGAACCGCATGTGACTTTTGAATGCACTCTCAGTTTTCCGTAAGCACGCGTGgtttacacgttccgttccacaccGCTTCTCACACTGCCACACACGCGCTGTCAAATGTTCGCCCAATGAGCGGGTTTGCCACAGTCTCTTAATCATTCCCCTGATGTTGGATATTAAGATCTCTCTGGTTTTATATGATTATGAGTAGTATCAATGaacatctttatcatttttttcatacttaggattattttaaaaatattggttaaAGAATATGAATATCACAATAAACTGAAACAGGTTGTCATAGGCCTTGGTCTGGGTCCCCCATAAGCAGACCCTGAGATGAGGTTCAGGAGCACGTTGAGAGGTTCAGAGAGCCTGGAGGGCGTGTACTCCCCACCAGCCCCACTGGGATGCCAGGAAGGACGCTGGCCTCAGAGCCTCCCACCTGGGAGTGAGGGCGCTGGTCTCGTGGGCATTAGCTCGGGGAGCTGTTGGTTTTGGGTGCTCCAGGGTGGGGTAGCGCTAAGTCCTAGCACTTCAGGCTTTAGAGAAAGCCCCCAGGCAGAGAGATATGGCAGCTGGCACTGACTGGAGGTGCATTGGAGCCTGCTGAGGTGGCAAGGGGCCACGGTGTGGGCAAGACTGAAGTCCTTCCAGGAGACCCTCCTCTCTAGACCGTTGCCCTGCCACAGATGCGGCCTTCCTCTCTGTTTGGCTCTTTCTTTTCTATGCCCATCTGTCTCAAGGTCTCTGGCCAGGTGGAGCTGTTGCCCCCGTGGGCCTCCATGCCTCCTGTGGGCTTCTAGCCAGGGCGCTAGCTGAATGTCGTACCTCTAGCAGGCTTTGCCAAGAGAAACATTCTCTAGGTTCTTGGCAGTTGCAGATGCGTCTGTGCGGCGTGTTTGAGAACTGGTGCTGTGCCAGGCATCGTGCACAGACGGGTACGGGCGATGACTGAGGCCTAGAGAAGGGGATGACTTACCCAGCACCAGACCCGGATGGCAGCCAAGTCAGGCCCCGTGTGCTTGCTCCCGGAGACGGGATGGCAGCCGAGTCAGGCCCCGTGTGCTTGCTCCCGGAGACAGGATGGCAGCAGCCGAGTCAGGCCCCGTGTGCTTGTTCCCAGAGACAGGATGGCAGCCGAGTCAGGCCCCCCGTGTGCTTGCTCCCGGAGACGGGATGGCAGCCGGGTCAGGCCCCGTGTGCTTGCTCCTGGAGACGGGATGGCAGCCGGGTCAGGCCCCGTGTGCTTTTGCTCCTGGAGATGCTGCTGAGCTGATGGACCACAGCTGCTAAGAAAGGAGCTCCTGTGGTCCATGGGGATCTGGGCTCTCCCGTGTAGCCATAGTCGGGTGGGCTGGAGCATCtccagaggaggaggcagaggcctgTGTGTCCTTGTCAGTTTGGGACTCCATGGTGCCCTTCCTGCCTGTGCCTGAGCCATTCCTCATGCAGGTGCCCGGGAGCTGGGGGAGTTCCATGCCTTCATTGTCTCAGACCTGCGGGAGCTCCAGGGTCAGGCGGGCCAGTGCATCCTGCTGCTGCGGATCCAGAACCCCTGGGGCCGGCGGTGCTGGCAGGGGCTCTGGAGAGAGGGGTGAGTGCTGGGGCCTGGACCATGGTGCTGTCGGGAGGGGGGCCCAGTGCCAGTCTGGCCTGTATCCTGGGCACCTTCAGCTGTCAGGACCTTCTTTGGCTGTCTCCAGCAAGGCCCCTGAGCCCCTGCACTTGTGACACCATGCTTGTCTTGGCTCCAGACAATCCTTGTGAGGCCTGGGACCAAGGTGGCCCTTGGGCCTGGGGTTTCGATAGGGCAGACATCATCACGGGCTCGGGCAGCAATCCTGGGAAGACGCGTCCAGAGGCGTGAAGTTCCTCTGGGAAAAGAGAGGGCTCCAGGGTGGCCGCTGTCCAGAAGGCCCTGTGCTGCAGAGCTGCTTCGGGTGTGGGAGGGGCTGCAGAGCTGGGGCACGGGGGTGCTGGCAGGAACTCAGGGCTCTCTGGGTCTGCTCCAGGCTTCCCCCCAGCCTGCCGGCCAGTTGACACTACCAGTTCTTGGGAGGGGCTTCTGCTGAGATGAGGTTTCTTCCAGGGGTGAAGGGTGGAGCCAGGTAGATGCAGCGGTAGCATCTGAGCTTCTGTCCCAGCTCCAGGAAGGGGAGTTctgggtggaggaggaagagttcCTCAGGGAGTTTGACGAGCTCACAGTTGGCTACCCGGTCACGGAGGCCGGCCACCTGCAGAGCCTCTACACAGGTAGTGCCCCGAGGGGCTGTGCTGGGCATGTGCTCTGCCTGCCGAAGTGAGGAGGCTGGGCAGGTGCCTGGGTTCCCCCTGCCCAGGCCCAGTTTGCTTCTCTTCAGTGTGGAGAGATGATTCTGTCCCAGGAGCCGGGAGGAGGGTGATGATTCTgtcccaggagctgggaggagggtgATGATTCTgtcccaggagctgggaggagggtgATGATTCTGTCCCAGGGGCCGGGAGGAGGGTGGGCTCGTGGGAGGGGCTGGCTCTGTCTGTGGCCGTAGCTGCTGCTTAGACCCTGCCGGGGTTCATGAGGCCACCGTGGCGGGAGGCCAGCGAGGAGCCGTGTCCCACAGCTGATGCCTGGTGTTTTCTCACTAGAGAAGCTGCTCTGCCATACTCGGTCACTGCCTGGGGCCTGGGTCAAGGGGCAGTCAGCAGGAGGCTGCCGGAACAACAGCGGCTTTCCCAGCAACCCCAAATTCTGGCTGCGGGTCTCAGAACCGAGTGAGGTGTACATTGCTGTCCTGCAGAGATCCAGGCTGCACGCAGCGGACTGGGCAGGCCGCGCCCGGGCACTGGTGGGTGACAGTCATACTTCATGGAGCCCAGCGAGCATCCCGGGCAAGCACTACCAGGCCGTGGGTCTGCACCTCTGGAAGGTAACTCAGCCCCGTCTGGCTCACGCTCGGTTCAGCAGGTGGTGTGGAGGCCCGTGGAGGTCTGGGTTCTAGGACTGACTCTGCCACAGGCTCCACCAATCTCCCCACTCCTTGGGCTGTTGCACGGGGTTGACGTCTGCTGGTGCTCCCCGACCCGACTCTGACCTGAGACTGCAGGTCTTTCTGCCTTGCCGTGTGCCTCGTTGGCCAAAGGAAAGCAACAGAGTCTGCAGCCAGGGCAGGACCCACAGGAGGGGCCTGGGCCCGGGGGCTCCTGGCAGCACCGTGCCTTTCTGAGGCAAGGAGGTAGAGCCAGGCCCTGTCAGGGCCAGTCCCAGCTCTGcagcttgctgtgtgacctggcacacatcctctccctgcctccctcagtCTCTTCCCCTGCAAGACAGGGTCCTGACACGGATCTCATGGGATTGCTCTGAGGCCCGGGCAGTCCCAGGCTCAACCACTGGTTCACAAAGTGTGTTGTTTCCTGGAAGAACAGATGGGGGCGCCTGAGAGCAAAGGGCCTGAGTGTGGGTCGAGGATATGCCGGCTGCTTGCTCAGGGGCTGGGTTTTCATCTTGTGTGTCTTGACAGGGTATGACACTTGGTACCACACTGTTCCCTGTCCCTTCATGGATGTGGCCCACATGATGTTCCTTTCCTCTTGCAAAAGAAGTTGCTGGAAGGCCCACTGTCCAGCAGCCCCCAGGTTGCCTGGGCCACGGTGCCTTTGTGGGCCCAGCTACAAGGAGGATTTGCAGGCTCGTGTCTGGGAGATACTGGCCCCAGGGCCAAGTGAAGCCCGGGATTGGTGGGCATCTCTAGCTGGTCCCTGAGAGAGGGTGGAGGGCGCTGACAGGCCTTGGCGCTTTCGTCTGTCAACTCCAGAGGCCCTTGTGCTTGCAgcagggaggccaaggccagggcGTCTGACCCCGGCCGTTCCTCCGCACTCAGCCTCCTGCACGTGCTCACAGGTGGAGAAGCGGCGGGTCAATCTGCCTAGGGTCCTGTCCACGCCCCCCGTGGCTGGCACCGCGTGCCACGCATACGACCGGGAGGTCCACCTGCGTTGTGAGCTCTCACCAGGCTACTACCTGGCTGTCCCCAGCACCTTCCTGAAGGATGTGCCAGGGGAGTTCCTGCTCCGAGTCTTCTCTACCGGGCGAGTCTCCCTTAGGTGAGAGGAACCGCGCAGTGCTGCTGGCTCTCCGAGGCCGCAGCCTCTGGAGGACCACAGGCCCTTCCAAGACAGGATTTGGGCACTTTGCGTCTGTGGTTGGCAGGTGTCCACGTGGGGACTGAGGCCGCCGGGAACCTGCTGCCAGCGCCCTCCCATGTTTGTCTTCTTGGCAGCGCTATCAGGGCAGTGGCCAAGAGCACCGCCCCCGGGGCAGCCCTGCCTGCGGGGGAGTGGGGGACCGTGCAGCTACGGGGTTCTTGGAGAGCCGGCCAGACGGCAGGGGGCAGCAGGAACTTTGCCTCATACCCCACCAACCCCTGCTTCCCCTTCTCGGTCCCCGAGGGCCCTGGCCCCCGCTGCGTCCGCATCACTCTGCATCAGCACTGCCAGCCCAGTGACACCGAGTTCCACCCCATCGGCTTCCATATCTTCCAGGCAAGCTCCTTGccccagggagggagggggagcagAAGGGGCCCTCAGAATTTGCATCTCGGCCTCCATTGTCCCAACAGAGGGCTCTGGGCTCAATCACTTGGGCTCCCCCTGCCCTTCGAGGCGCTGCCTGGAACCCACACAGGGCCCTCTCCCATCTCCATCCTCACAGAGGCGAGGCTGAAGATGGCCTCTGGAAGGGCCGGGGGCCTGGGAGGTGGGCAGGGCTGACCCAGGCAGCGCAGGTTTCCGGAGGAGGTGGtgagtggggaggaagggagaattttggagaggacaggaggctgaggttgagaCCAGCGGGGGTGGGTTGAGCCCTGGCCTGGGGACACAGGGGGCTGATGGACTCAGGAGTGAGAGgaggggaggcccaggctggccaCAGCAGCCCCTCGCGTGTGAGGAAGTCCACAGTCACTGAGCTCAGCCAGCGGCCCCTTGTCCACTTACCCTGACTCAGAATGACTGTGTCCCAAGGTTCATTTTCTGCAGACATGTGTCCCCTGGAATGCAGGGGCCCTGATGAGGAAGGCACTGCGACCCTCAGTTCACAGTGGGCTGCCTGGGGACCCTCGGACCCTCGCTGTTGGCCCTGGGCCACTGGCTCAGGTCTCCTAGAGCTCTGAGGAAAACACATGCCAAGGCCAGTGGGAGCCCTTGGGGCGGGCTGGGCAGTCACAGGTGTTAAAATAAAGCCCCTGATGATGCGACAGGCCTCCAGGCGGGGGCCCCACTGCCAGCACCTTCTGGCAAGGGTGGCCAGGCCTTGGTGAGGAGGCGAGTCCAGTGTCCAGGCCTGGCAGCCCCTCCTCAGAGAAGGGGCTTATGTGACTCAAGAGGGCCAAGGGCATCCGAGCAGATGGCCCTGGGCTGGGCTCCCTACGCAAAGGCTGGCCCCCTCAGTCTGAGCCTGCGCTTTCCTCAGGTCCCAGAGGGTGGAAGGAGCCAGGATGCACCCCCACTGCTGCTGCAGGAGCCGCTGCTGAGCTGTGTGCCGCATCGCTACGCCCAGGAGGTGAGCcggctctgcctcctgcctgcgGGCACCTACAAGGTCGTGCCCTCCACCTACCTGCCGGACACAGAGGGGGCCTTCACAGTGACCATCGCAACCAGGATTGACAGGTGGGGCTCTGGGACTTGGGGGTGGCCAGCTGGAGGCTGGGGTCCTGGAGTCTTAGCGCTCGCCTGTCCCCCCACGTCTCCTGCCCGCTCCTACCTGTCATGGCAGACTGGGGCTGTCCTGCCTGCCTGGGGACCCTTCCTTGCTGGTCTGAGCCTGAGAGGAGAGTCTAGTGGGAGGTGGGCCAGGAGCACACAGCCCCTCGTGTGACAAGTGCGGTCTGGGAGCGCTGATCTGGTGTCTCTCCACAGGCCGTCCATTCACAGCCAGGAGATGCTGGGCCAGTTCCTCCAGGAGGTGTGTATGCAGCCCTGCCAGCCCGGCTCACCTGCCTGGGGCTGCCTGGTGGCCTAGGGTCTACCTGCAACCTCAGGCAGGTGGTTTCTGCCTGGGACGTGAGGTGCCCTTGACTCTTCCTGTGAGAGCCCCAGGCGGTGCCTTGAAGGGCAGGGGGAGCTGAGGCTGCATCCCATTCCCTGGCTGCACTCGGGGTGGAGTGTGAGAAGGGGCGAGTGCCACCGCTGCCCGGGCCCCCCATCTGTCCTTGCAGGTCTCCGTCATGGCAGTGATGAAAACCTAACAGGGTGGGCCCCTGTGCCAGCTCAGGTGACTGGAGCCCAAGGGCCTGACAGGTTCCCAGCAGCTGGGCTGGCCAGCCTTGCACTGTGGGGGCTGGTCCTGAGTCTTGACCTGCCTCCCAGCCCTGCCAGAGGGCTGCAGCCTAGGGGTCCACGGGAAGCCTCCGTCAGGAGAGACGCAGCCCTGGGGGCGAGCTGGTGCTGCAGGAAAGGGTGGGAAGCTTGGTGACTTCTGTTGCACCACTGAGACAGCAGAGACCCCAGGATCCCAGAGCTTCCCAGAATCCCTCCCAGATCCTCTGCTGACTCCACACGGAGGCCTCACACCCAGAGAGTAGGGCAACAGATCTTCTTTATAACTATTTATTATTTGAATCACTTTTAGGATGTAACTTTATAAATAAACATGAGTGCTGAGGATTTGCAGATCAGTCTTGCTCCAAGTAGCTCCAGTCTGTGCCTGCTCTTGCTGAGCAGGCTGTGGGGAGGGCTGGGTGCCTGCCGAGATGGTGAGGATGAAGATGGCAtctggaggggctgggggcctgggagGTGGGCAGAGCCAACCCAGGCAGAGCAGGTTTCAGGAGGAGATGgtgagtggggaggaggggagaagttTGGAGGGACGGGCACAGGGCATGCCCCAGGCCAGGGGGCTGAGGTTGAAGCTGGCCGGGGCAGGTCAAGCCCCGGCCTTGGGGGACGCAGACTGATAGACTGGGgagtgaggggtggggagagCCAGCGAAGGcactgcccaggctgggcaaAGAAGGACGTCTCGGAAACGGGTGTCAGAACGGGAGTTGCTGCAGAGGGAGGAACCCCAGGTTCACGTGGATGGGGAGCCTTGGATCTAGACAGCTCCTCTGCCTTCAGCCAGAGTTCACCTGTGCAGTGTGCTAAGATTGCTTATTTCCCCAGGCCTCTCTCCCTCGTCCCTCACACCAAATGCTGCGATGGGAGCTGTAGTGTCACTGAACGGTGCAGAAGACAGTTCCAGACATGGGTGGGGAGGGCTGTCACTAAGcccttttgttttagagacaggatcttgctctgttgctcaggctggagtgcagtggcatgatcatagctcactgcagcctcgaccttctgggctcaggtgatcctccgtcttcagcctcccaggtgggtAGGAAAAGAGGCGCACACTCCGTGCCTGGttagtttttttaagttttgaatgCTTAGGGTTGTCAGTATatggttgcctaggctggcctcagtgatcctcctgccttggcctcccaaagcactaagaTTGCAGGCATGACCGCCAACCCCGCCACTAATCCCTTTTAAATTCCATTCGCTTCCTGAGTCCCTTTGTGCCCGGGGAGACCCCGTGTATTGGTCCTTTTTCACATTGCTGTAAACAACTCtctgagactggtaatttataaagaaaagaggtttaattgcctcagTTCCgaagactgtacaggaagcatggctggggaggcctcaggaaacttagaatcatggcggaGGGAAAGCAGGCAGTCTGCAGGTgtctggagaaggaggaagagagcgaAGATGAGATGCTGTGCACTTTTAAAcgaccagatctcaggagaactcactatcaccaaaacagcaagggggatatctgctcccatgatccaatcatctcccaccaggcccctccaacactggggattataattcgacatgaaatttgggcggggacacaaatccaaaccatagcacccaGTGAGCCTGATTTGGGCCTTGCTGCCCGATCACGACCATCTCTGGAGTCCTGGTGTCTGTGTTCCCACTGGGACCTGTGCCGCTGTCCCCCTTTCCACGCCCTGGCCACGCCAAGCCACCCTCGTGACTCACCCACAGGAAgctgccctggccctggccctggcccctgcCCCGTGAGCCCCTCTGCTTGCTGGTTCAATGGCCCTCCAGCAGCAGTGGCTGTGGCACCTGGGTTCTTGGCATCTTCAGACACAGATTCCTGAGCAGCAGGATGGGGCTCTGTCTCCCTGGGTGCAGAGCCTGCCACAGATCTCCCTCATCCACTGGGTTCCATGCTGACTTCGGTTGAAGCAAGTGGTGCCGCCTATTGGGGTACAGGAACTCAGGGCGAAGAGTGAGGGGCTGCTCACCAAAGAAAAACCCCGCAGGGTAGTGCCCAAGCCAGAGGCTTGAGCTGGGTCAGAGCTGCCCTAGATCCCTGGGTTTGTGGGTGGACAGGTCCTGTGTAGGGTGCCTGATGGTGCAGGTTGAGGTGGGACAGTTGGGGTCAAGGTATTTCTCAGGCACAGTGCCTATGAAGGGAAGACAGTTGCAGGGACTGTGTCCATGTCAGGATAGACTGGTGGGGACCCCGTGAAAAGTTCTGGAGCAAACCCTTCCTGCAGGGCCCCACCTGGGCTGGCCAGGCCCTTATGTTGAGCATCCCTCCCCCCGGACCCTCAGGAGCCACTGTCCCCGAGGCAGGCCCTGAAGGTGGCAGCCATACCCTCCTGCTGGGCAGCTCTGCCCAAAGTCCACAGCCAGGACCTGCTTCCCACTTCCCAGGCTACTGCCTGAGAGGAGGCCTCGAAAGCGCAGGGTTCCATGACTCTAGGGGCTGTGGTTGGTGCCCATCATCTCCCCAGTGTGGACTGGCTCCACTGGACCTGGCTGCCTTGGCCATTTGGTCTACCAGCTGGAACCATGTTCCTGGGTGTGGAAAACGCTCCCTCCGGAGCCTGCATAGACCCCTGAGGCCTTGTGCTTCCTTCTGATGGGAGGCTCCAGACGCAGTTGGAGGGGACGTCTGGCAGGCCTCTAACCCCCAGCCAACCTAAACATTTCCGGCGCAGAAGGCCCCGGCCTGGCGTTGTTTGTCCCTGGCTGCCTCCTGCTCCGACTCCATCATCAGCATCCTGTTGTCAAGGTCATGGATCAGTGCGGTGCTCATCAGGGCGTCCGGCCAGCTGGGGTCTCTGTCCTGTATTCCGGCAGAGGCCCCAGGAAAAACGGCAAATGCCTTTGTCCATTCCATACAAATTTCCTAGGAATGTGAGCACCTTCTGATCTTCCGTGGCATATTCGTCCAGTTGATGGCCAACCCTGGGTACCTGGACCTCCAGGGCCTGCTGCACTGGGCTGCCCCTCGGCTGTGTGTGCACTCGCCACGTGGCCCTCCAGGAATCCCACCCCACGGGCCACACTGAACCAAATGGAGAGAGCAGGGCCACCACCCTCTCCACATGCCATGACTGCTCTGGGGCCTGGGCAGGAGGGGACGGTCTTGGCCTTCCCACGGCCATCTCTACCCCAAAGATGCAACGAAGATACCGGTCGCTCCCCAGGTGTCAATCCCAGTCACAGGCTCAGAGACCAGGACATGGCCCCGGGTGGGTCTGTAGGCCCTGTGGTCTCATGTGAGCTGGTCCTGGGCAGGACTCCATTATTAACTGCCTGTCATGTGTCCCACTGTCATGGAGCCCTGGTGACTCTTGGGGACCAGCATCAGCTCAGGGCCTGTGTGCTCAGTGGCTCCCAGATGTCTGGACATTCCCCCCCCCGTGCACATAGTCCCCAGGGAAGTCCTTGTCACGCACACTTGCTGATGTGGGGAGTGTCCTTCATCTTGCAGGCCTGGCCACCTCTTCAGTCAGCAGATACCTGGGCTGAAAACTGACTTGGGCAGTGTGGGCCCAACTGGGGCTCTATCAGAGTGACCACCCTCAGCCCTTCTGGACCCCTCTGCTGGCTCCACCTGAGCGTGGCCCTCGCTGGCGGCCCTGCCTTGCTCTGCTGCCATCCCATAAGCCCTGCAGGCAGGCCCCTTGGCGCCCTTCAGCCGTGTTCATGATTGTCTCCTGGCCTCTGCTGTTTAGAGGTCTGATGCCCTCTGCCCCCGGCGAGCCAAACCCTGTGATTGTGGTTCCTGCCACCAGCCTCCTGTGGCACCGCCGCCTCTCCTGCCAGCCTCCTGCGCGCAGCTGCCACTCCCTAGtaaccagcatggcacaggtgAGCGGTGTGACCTTGGTTTTCCCAGGGAACCAGTGCTTGGCAGCTCCCACCACACACGCCTACGCCCACCCTCCACCA from Pongo abelii isolate AG06213 chromosome 11, NHGRI_mPonAbe1-v2.0_pri, whole genome shotgun sequence carries:
- the CAPN10 gene encoding calpain-10 isoform X4, with the translated sequence MRAGRGATPARELFRDAAFPAADSSLFCDLSTPLAQFREDITWRRPQEICATPRLFPDDPQEGRVKQGLLGDCWFLCACAALQKSRHLLDQVIPPGQPSWADQEYQGSFTCRIWQFGRWVEVTTDDRLPCLAGRLCFSRCQREDVFWLPLLEKVYAKVHGSYEHLWAGQVADALVDLTGGLAERWNLKGVAGSGGQQDRPGRWEHRTCRQLLHLKDQCLISCSVLSPRAGARELGEFHAFIVSDLRELQGQAGQCILLLRIQNPWGRRCWQGLWREGGEGWSQVDAAVASELLSQLQEGEFWVEEEEFLREFDELTVGYPVTEAGHLQSLYTEKLLCHTRSLPGAWVKGQSAGGCRNNSGFPSNPKFWLRVSEPSEVYIAVLQRSRLHAADWAGRARALVGDSHTSWSPASIPGKHYQAVGLHLWKVPEGGRSQDAPPLLLQEPLLSCVPHRYAQEVSRLCLLPAGTYKVVPSTYLPDTEGAFTVTIATRIDRPSIHSQEMLGQFLQEVSVMAVMKT
- the CAPN10 gene encoding calpain-10 isoform X2 translates to MRAGRGATPARELFRDAAFPAADSSLFCDLSTPLAQFREDITWRRPQEICATPRLFPDDPQEGRVKQGLLGDCWFLCACAALQKSRHLLDQVIPPGQPSWADQEYQGSFTCRIWQFGRWVEVTTDDRLPCLAGRLCFSRCQREDVFWLPLLEKVYAKVHGSYEHLWAGQVADALVDLTGGLAERWNLKGVAGSGGQQDRPGRWEHRTCRQLLHLKDQCLISCSVLSPRAGARELGEFHAFIVSDLRELQGQAGQCILLLRIQNPWGRRCWQGLWREGGEGWSQVDAAVASELLSQLQEGEFWVEEEEFLREFDELTVGYPVTEAGHLQSLYTEKLLCHTRSLPGAWVKGQSAGGCRNNSGFPSNPKFWLRVSEPSEVYIAVLQRSRLHAADWAGRARALVGDSHTSWSPASIPGKHYQAVGLHLWKVEKRRVNLPRVLSTPPVAGTACHAYDREVHLRCELSPGYYLAVPSTFLKDVPGEFLLRVFSTGRVSLSAIRAVAKSTAPGAALPAGEWGTVQLRGSWRAGQTAGGSRNFASYPTNPCFPFSVPEGPGPRCVRITLHQHCQPSDTEFHPIGFHIFQVPEGGRSQDAPPLLLQEPLLSCVPHRYAQEVSRLCLLPAGTYKVVPSTYLPDTEGAFTVTIATRIDRPSIHSQEMLGQFLQEVSVMAVMKT
- the CAPN10 gene encoding calpain-10 isoform X3, with the translated sequence MTACRALQGDSVSPAARGRMCSGSPYWKRVHGSYEHLWAGQVADALVDLTGGLAERWNLKGVAGSGGQQDRPGRWEHRTCRQLLHLKDQCLISCSVLSPRAGARELGEFHAFIVSDLRELQGQAGQCILLLRIQNPWGRRCWQGLWREGGEGWSQVDAAVASELLSQLQEGEFWVEEEEFLREFDELTVGYPVTEAGHLQSLYTEKLLCHTRSLPGAWVKGQSAGGCRNNSGFPSNPKFWLRVSEPSEVYIAVLQRSRLHAADWAGRARALVGDSHTSWSPASIPGKHYQAVGLHLWKVEKRRVNLPRVLSTPPVAGTACHAYDREVHLRCELSPGYYLAVPSTFLKDVPGEFLLRVFSTGRVSLSAIRAVAKSTAPGAALPAGEWGTVQLRGSWRAGQTAGGSRNFASYPTNPCFPFSVPEGPGPRCVRITLHQHCQPSDTEFHPIGFHIFQVPEGGRSQDAPPLLLQEPLLSCVPHRYAQEVSRLCLLPAGTYKVVPSTYLPDTEGAFTVTIATRIDRPSIHSQEMLGQFLQEVSVMAVMKT
- the CAPN10 gene encoding calpain-10 isoform X1; translated protein: MRAGRGATPARELFRDAAFPAADSSLFCDLSTPLAQFREDITWRRPQEICATPRLFPDDPQEGRVKQGLLGDCWFLCACAALQKSRHLLDQVIPPGQPSWADQEYQGSFTCRIWQFGRWVEVTTDDRLPCLAGRLCFSRCQREDVFWLPLLEKVYAKVHGSYEHLWAGQVADALVDLTGGLAERWNLKGVAGSGGQQDRPGRWEHRTCRQLLHLKDQCLISCSVLSPRAGARELGEFHAFIVSDLRELQGQAGQCILLLRIQNPWGRRCWQGLWREGGEGWSQVDAAVASELLSQLQEGEFWVEEEEFLREFDELTVGYPVTEAGHLQSLYTEKLLCHTRSLPGAWVKGQSAGGCRNNSGFPSNPKFWLRVSEPSEVYIAVLQRSRLHAADWAGRARALVGDSHTSWSPASIPGKHYQAVGLHLWKVEKRRVNLPRVLSTPPVAGTACHAYDREVHLRCELSPGYYLAVPSTFLKDVPGEFLLRVFSTGRVSLSAIRAVAKSTAPGAALPAGEWGTVQLRGSWRAGQTAGGSRNFASYPTNPCFPFSVPEGPGPRCVRITLHQHCQPSDTEFHPIGFHIFQVPEGGRSQDAPPLLLQEPLLSCVPHRYAQEVSRLCLLPAGTYKVVPSTYLPDTEGAFTVTIATRIDRPSIHSQEMLGQFLQEVCMQPCQPGSPAWGCLVA